From the genome of Puniceicoccaceae bacterium:
ATATCCGCAATGCCTACGCCAAAAAGCACAGCATCCCGCTCGAAGAGTTTGGATCCCGTTTCCCAAACCAAAAGGCAACCCCCACCGACGATGAAACCGATTGATCCATTGTTTGCCACTCTGCTTCGCACACCGCTAGCGATCCTCGAGCGCGCCGAGCTGACGATTGCTGGTTCCATGCAGGTGGCCAGTGCAAAAATTCCTGACTTTTCTGCCAGCGATAAACTTGAGCACGATTACTACGGCAACACCATCGCCCGTCCACGCGTGGAAGATGGCATCGCTATCATCCCGCTCCATGGCATCTGCTCCATTGGGCTCGGACCGATGGGAGAGTATTACGGCTACACCGACACCCGCGATTTCATCACAGCCGTCAAACGCACGGTCGTCGACCCGATGGTGCGAGGTGTCATGATCGATATCCACAGTCCCGGTGGAGTGACCATCGGCGGGATGGATGCCGCAGAAGCCATCGCGGAACTCTCGGACAGCAAACCCGTGGCCGGGTTCTGCAGCGGCATCATGGCGTCGCTGGCGTATTGGATCGGCAGCGCGTGTCCGCTACTCATGGGCATGCAGTCGAGCATGGTCGGGAGTATTGGCACCTACCTTTACCTGGTCGACTGGTCCGGACTCGAGGCTGAGTTTGGCATCAAGTCCATCGTCGTGCGCTCCGGCAAACTCAAAGGAGTGGGCCTCGATCGCATCACCGAAGAACAGCTCGCCATGCTCCAGGAGGAGATCGACGCCAACGGGGAGGAGTTCCGCAGCTACGTGGAGTTCCGCCGCAGTGACGTCGAACGCAGCGACATGGAAGGACAGGTGTTTTCCGGCCATCAGGCCCTCGAACGTGGATTCCTTGATGGCATCGCGATGAACCTCGAAGACGCCATCAGCGAATTTCGCACAATCACCAACATTTGAACCCAAGGATCAAACACCATGACACTTGCCGAACAACTCAAAGCCGCCCGCGCCGATCTTCAAAAGGCACAGACGGACCATGCTGCCGAAGTGGCAGACTTCACGGCCCAGGTCAACGACCTGAAGGCCCAGCTCGATAAATCCGCGCAGGACCTCAATTCCGCACAGGCCACTATTGAGCAGCAGACCAACGACCTGAAAGCCAAGGACGACACGATCAAGGCCAAGGACGACACCATCGCCACGCACCACGCGAAGTTCGCTGAGCTGGCAAAGTCCTACGGGCTTGAGGCGGCAGACGACACCGCCAAGACGATCGAAGCCGTCATGGCAGCTGAGAAGGACGCAGCCCGCCGCGCTCTGGTGAAGACCAACGAGCAGCTCGCCGCATCTGGCATTGCCCCGCTCAACGAAACACCCGGCCAGTCCGACGCTGGGGCCACCGAGCAGAACACTCCAAAGTCGCGCAGTGCTCGCGAGGCGTGGGCCAACGTGACTGTGGGCAGCTGAGCCACTCATTTCCACCAACAACCACTACCACACAACCAAGGATTTCATCATGCTTACACTGCTTGATTTCAAGAAACAGGAAGAAGGCATCGGTCACGACATCATTGTTGAGAACATGCCCAAGACTCCCGAGTTGGCCGTCTTTCCCGTCTATCCGATGGACGGCGACGTCATGACCCTCACGGTGCAAACCGGCATCCCTGACGGATCGTTCCGCGCATACAACGAGGGCGTGACCGAAGGTAAGGGAACCTTCGAGAACCGCACCTTCACCGCGTTCCCGCTCGACAAGAAGATTTCGGTCGACAAGGCGCTCGTGGAGAACAAGAAACCCGCCACCGTGCAGCGCACGCTCATGGCCAACGCATCTGCCGTTTACACCGGCCAAATGGTCCGCGTGTGCAAGCAGATCTGGGAAGGCACCACCAAAGGCGACAAGAAGGGCTTCCCCGGTATCGTCGCCCAGTACAAGGCCGACGACGCCCACCAGGTCAATGCCGGCGACTCCACGAACAAGACTTCGGTCTATTTCATCGAGCTCGGCGAGGAAAAGGTCGAGCTGGTCACCGCCAACGGAAAGACGGTCGACTTCTACCCGGACTGGAAGGAAGGCGAATCCACCGACTCCAAGGGCAACCCCTACGAGGTACTCTACAACTACGTGCGCGGAGGTATGGGACTGCGGGTCGCGAATCGCGATTGCGTGGTGCGCATTCACTCCATCGGCGATGGTGAAGGTGAAGGACTCACCTACCAGGACATGAAGACCGCTTATCGCAAGTGTTTGGATCTGGGGATGAACCCCACTCACATCTTCATGAACCCGCGCACTGCGGAGCAGTATTGGAACCTGTTCGGCGTGGATGCGGACGGTAAGGTGATCAAGATGCCAATCGAGTTCATGAACATCCCCTTCGTCATCACGCCCCACATCAGCAACGCTGAGTAAGGCCAACCACCACCTTTAACCCGAAAGGATTATCACTATGTCTGAAATTCAACGTGGAGCCCGCGACGAACTGCTCGTCGTGTCCAAAGCATACCCGGCAGCGGGTGCATCCAGTGTGACCGCATCGATCGACCTCGGCGTGCTCGCCGGAGGAGAGGTGCCCAAAGGCGCTGAGTTTTTCGTCAAGTTTCCAGCCAGCACCACGCTGGTGGCCACCAAAAAGGCCACTGCCACCGTGCAGTCATCGAACGACGACGGGGACAGCGACAGCTTTGCGGCCGTCGCCGAGCTGGCAAACAAAGCCATCACCGGTGTCAGCGGCAACGGCAATGCCGAAACCATCGTCTACTGGCCCGTTCCGCTCGACTGTGAGCGTTACGCTCGCCTGAGCATGGCGATCGAGGCCGCTGGCGGTGATCTGACCGCACTGTCCTACGAGTTTGGAGTCATCTGCAATCGCTGACCTGAGCTTTTCCTAGCACTCACACTCCTGACCCAGCCCCCGGCGCTTCGCTTCCGCCGGGGGCATTTCCCCGCCCAACCTATGGCATTGGACCGCGTGAAACTCCTGGTGCGCGACACACACAAGCACCTACGACGCAACGGCAAGGCATTCCGATACGAGGATACTGCCGATGTATCGCGCGTGGTCACATTCTGGGCTGAGATTTACCCGCTGACCAACAATGCCGTGCAGCACGATCCACACCCAGAGCGCACTCCCGAAGTGAAGCTGCTCACGCTCAAGTGGTATTTTGGGTCGTCCCTTTCCGATTACCTGCCAGGGCCCCGCATGCTGCCGCAGGAACAACACGTCGTCACCAGCGCCGACGGCATGTGGAGCTACACCATCGGCCGCGTCGATCCGCATCCCCAAGACCCCTTCATCGTTTTCACCATCGCTCGTTCTGTGCCGCTGCGCTCTATCCGCGCGTCGGTGCGCGCCACCACCAACCTGCAAACCACCGTGACCGTCGCATGACCGATTCAGGCTCCATCAACACGAAGGAACTCGCAATCTTCGGCGGTCTGATCGAAGAAACGATCAAGGTGTCGAACCGTGACCAAGTCACCGAACTCCGGGACCAGGCGCGCTTGGCATCTCAGAATGCAATGCGCTCCGGAGGCTCCCCGTTCACCCCGCCCAAGAACAAAGGGCAGGGAGAAAATGCCGTGCTCGGCGACCTCACCAAGATCGTCACCCTCATGACGCCCGAAGGCTACGAATACGCCACCAGTCAGTGGGGCTTCACGGATGTCAACATCACGGGCACCTCGCGCACTGGCGAGCCCTACACCATCGCCTACACCACCGCGACCCTGTCCATGGATGAGCTGGCCGCCTACCATCTAAGCCGCCGCAACCGCAAAGGACGCACCACCGGCAGTGCCAAGGAACCGGGCATCCTCACCACGTTCGATGTCTTCGAGCGCTACCTTAAAGAAGTGCAGGCCCGCGTAGGAAGTGCCAAAGCGGGCTTTGGTGTGGCGGTGCTCCACTACGGTGGCAGCGTTCCCGGTTGGATCCGCCGCAACATTCGCGCCGGCAGCGGCGCCGTGGACGACCAGGCAACCAAAGACCCGAAATCCATCCGCATCAGCAACGCGACTGCTTGGGCGCGCAACCATCCGGATGCAAAGCGCGTCGTGCGCAAGGTGCTTCGTATGCGTTCGAAGGACATGGCAAACAAGCTGATCAAGGCACACCAGGCCAATTTCACCCTCACCGCAATCAAGATGAACCGAGCCTCCATTCAGGCCTCGATGAAGTGAACATGAGCGACGCCAGCACAGCACTCGCGGAGATCCGCACCATTCTCGGCGCACATGCCTACTTCGCCGCCCTGCCGATCGTGAGCGTGGAAGACCGCGACTACAACGATCAGGTGGCCGAGATCATGGATAACCTTGGGGCGTGCTTGCTCGCGCTCGAACCGCAGCCCGACCCCGAGACATTCGTCACCGGGCGTGCACTCGTCGCCACCCGAATAGGGTTGGTTTACCAGTCTGCGGAATCCGTTCGCCGCCGTTCCGGCATCCTCGACAAAACGCCCGACCAGACCATGACCGAACTCATGCGCGCGATCACGACCGCACAGCGCAACCGCTCCAACTGGATCGAGATCGCCGAGGGCCCGCGCCCCGTTCGCGACCAGAACTCAGGGGAAATCTATCGCCTCATCGTGCTGCGCCACAAATCGATCCTTACCGCTTCCACATGAAAGACCGCACTTACAATATCATCATGGGTATCCTGATCACGATCTGCCTGGGCTTATCGGGTTGGGCATTGAGCCAAGTCTATAACCAGGCGCAGACTGCGGCCACTCATACGGCTCAGTTGGAAACGGCAAAGGATGAACGCGCGGAGCTGCGCGCCTGGAAAGACAGCATCACCCCACACCTTTACACCCGCCAGCAGGCGAGCGAACTCAAGGCCGAGCTCCGCACCGAGTTCATCGACCGGGTCGAAACCAAGTTCGAGCTGATCTCGCGCGACGTAGAATACATCAAGAAGCAGCTCGACGGATGGAAACCATGACACGATTCTACACAGGCTTAGTAAGTTACTTCGTATGGATGGTTCTGATGCCCTTTGCGGTGTCGGGGCAGACGGTTGACTCGTCCGATGCGCTCCTGAGTGAGCTAGCGGAACTCAAAACAACCGCGACCGAATTTGCCACGGACCTCTCTGCCCGCCTCGACACCCTGCAAAGCGATCTCGATGCGATCAAGGTAGCAATTGATACCAACGCAGCCGCCACCCGAAGCTTGCTCGAGCGCGAGTTCTGGCCCGCAGAGTCGCGGGCTCTGCTTGGCATGTATCAATCCATGCTGCAGCGCGTGCCCACCCGCGAGGAAATGGAGCAGCACCGCGAGGACTTCCTTGCAGGCACCTACCGCCGGGTGGCGGTGCAGGGGTCTCTCGTGGGCCGTTCGGACTACAACCCATTTCCGCAGCCAAGCTCACCGCTGATCGATGACGATGGCACCGTGGTCATTCCTGATCCTGATCCGGAGCCAGCTCCGCTGCTCGCCACTTTCCTGAAACACGAAGCGGCATACAGCACCCATTTCTTTCTTGCGCACAGTGTGAGCGATGAGAGCCGTGAGGCCGAGCTCGCATGGCACCAGGCGATGGGCTACAACACCATCCACTGGTATCTTTGGCTCGACGGCGACTACAACGGCGTCCACCGCTACAACTTCACCGCGGATGAAGTCGAACGGGTGCTCTACTGGATCGACCGGGCGGAGGCTCACGATCTCATCGTCGTGCTGTGGTTCATGTCGGATGACGGCTTCCGGTGGTTCAATCGCAACGATCCGGAACAAGTTCGCCAACGTTGGCAACTGGCCATTGACAAGGTGGTGCGCCCTGCCGGCATTCGCTACGTCGTCATGGCCCTCGAAGCTCTGGAGTATTGGACCCCAGAGGTTGCTCGCTCACATGGGCAATGGTTGCGTGATGCGCTGCCGGCCAACACCAAGCTGATTTGGCACACGCTCGGAGGGGATCGGCGTCTGATCGGGGAACCATGGATGGACATGGTTGCCTGGCAGTCCGGATTTGAATTCTCACCGGAACAGGTAGCGCAGCAGATCCGCGAGCTTCGCAACGATTTCCCATCTCTGCCCATCATTGCAGCAGAATATCACATGAGCGGCGAAACTGATGAGGCTCGCGCCATCGGCACCGCTGCCATCCGTGCCGGCGCTGCCGGTGCATGGAATGGTGCTTTCCCAATCAAGGAGGTGAATCCATGACTGCCGCATCACTCATTTCGACGCTGCGGGCAGCGAGCCCCTACGTGAAGAAAGCATGGCCCATCGCTAAGGCGCTGTGGACCAACTACCGGCTAGCCCGCTCCCATATCGGCAAACGCAGGCTTGGTGAGGCATTTCCGGTGCATCTGGACTTGCGCGACCTTGGTGGCGACCTGGTGGACAAACCTTTCCTGCTCCTGTCCGATTTTTACTTCATCCGCCCAAACGGCGAGGTGGTGACGGCCGAAGAGGGGAACCGCACCGACTTCGGCAGCGTGCCCCGCTTTTTCTGGAGGGTCATTTCACCCTTTGGACCCAGCCGACCGGCCTTTGTGGTCCACGATGCCGAATGCGACGCTAACCCAAAGCGCCACAGCTCGCACGAGGCCAGCATCATCATGCTTGAGGCCATGTGCTGCTGCGAGTCTGACACCTGGAAAATCGCAGTCGTCACCACCGCCGTGCAGTTCGGCGGACCCACGTTCAACCAAGGAGACACCGAATCATGAAACCCATCACCCGCGCCATCGCACTGCTCACCTTCGCAGCCATCGCGCTGCTCACGCTACCCGGTTGCATCGTCGTAGCGTCCGGCGAATCCACCGTGACGTTCCACACCGATATTTCTCCGCTCTCCAACATCCAGGCCGCGACCACACGCAGCCAGAACGGTGAGGAAGGCAACAAAGAAGGGACGGCCAGTGGAGGCGGTACCACCGACCTGCAAACCGACGTCTCCGTCGTTCCATGATCCCGATCTGAACCACGATTTTCAACACCCACCAATCACACCAACCAAGGATATTTTATGGCAGACTATGATCCCGTTCCGGGCGAAACCTTTATTGGAGACGGCCACCTCGACTTCCTGCCCGCTGGCGGCACCGAAGGCGCAGACAACATCAAGCTACGGCTCAAAAACGTATCGATCGATTTCGAGTCCGAAGTTGCCACGCGCTACGCTCCCTACGGCGGCATGCTGTGGAAGGACCGCGTCGTCGGCACCAAGGGCGGCCACAGCTTCATCGGCACCATCGACGAGCCGCGCAACGCCAAGGTGGTGCAGCTGCTCTTCCGCACGGCGACCGCTGGTGGCGCACCCGGCCAGAAACTCTGGAAGGGCACCGCAACGCTCAAGCTCGTGGACGCCGGTGATGGCGGTTCGATCGATATCTCCGGGTTCAAATGTGTCGTGCAGCCCGAAGGCAGCATGAGCGCGGACCGCGAGACGTTCTCCGAAGCACAGCTGCGCATCACTCCCCTCGGTGGCGCTTCGGCTGATCTCGGCACTGTGGGAGTCACCGACCCGGCTTGATCTCTTTTCTATCGCTAAGTTCTGAGGTTCCCGGTGGCGGGGACGGCATATCCCCGCCACTTCACTTTTTCAAACCACAAATCACCATGGCAAAAAACAACACAACCCAACGACCCACCCGCACCCTCACCGACATCGAAATCGCCGTGGGCGCCGCAGATGTCGCAGTGGCATACCGGAAAGGTTACACGCCTGGCGACGCCGACCCGAAGTCCGTCATCGTGTCGGAGGTCTCCGCCCGACAGATCCCCACGCTTGCGGAGCGCGCAGTCGATGAG
Proteins encoded in this window:
- a CDS encoding major capsid protein, translated to MLTLLDFKKQEEGIGHDIIVENMPKTPELAVFPVYPMDGDVMTLTVQTGIPDGSFRAYNEGVTEGKGTFENRTFTAFPLDKKISVDKALVENKKPATVQRTLMANASAVYTGQMVRVCKQIWEGTTKGDKKGFPGIVAQYKADDAHQVNAGDSTNKTSVYFIELGEEKVELVTANGKTVDFYPDWKEGESTDSKGNPYEVLYNYVRGGMGLRVANRDCVVRIHSIGDGEGEGLTYQDMKTAYRKCLDLGMNPTHIFMNPRTAEQYWNLFGVDADGKVIKMPIEFMNIPFVITPHISNAE
- a CDS encoding DUF1353 domain-containing protein — protein: MTAASLISTLRAASPYVKKAWPIAKALWTNYRLARSHIGKRRLGEAFPVHLDLRDLGGDLVDKPFLLLSDFYFIRPNGEVVTAEEGNRTDFGSVPRFFWRVISPFGPSRPAFVVHDAECDANPKRHSSHEASIIMLEAMCCCESDTWKIAVVTTAVQFGGPTFNQGDTES
- a CDS encoding S49 family peptidase; protein product: MKPIDPLFATLLRTPLAILERAELTIAGSMQVASAKIPDFSASDKLEHDYYGNTIARPRVEDGIAIIPLHGICSIGLGPMGEYYGYTDTRDFITAVKRTVVDPMVRGVMIDIHSPGGVTIGGMDAAEAIAELSDSKPVAGFCSGIMASLAYWIGSACPLLMGMQSSMVGSIGTYLYLVDWSGLEAEFGIKSIVVRSGKLKGVGLDRITEEQLAMLQEEIDANGEEFRSYVEFRRSDVERSDMEGQVFSGHQALERGFLDGIAMNLEDAISEFRTITNI